From Haloarcula hispanica ATCC 33960, the proteins below share one genomic window:
- a CDS encoding double zinc ribbon domain-containing protein → MSKITFRADDDLIDQLEAFDASKSEVMREALREYLGDASPSASEPPSAASESVTDAETIDELIEDRVDSIIADRLQTRQPRSQPQDVNVNISLDGVSAGAASAETEQQRAGSRGESTESGRSHDESQTSDTSGRKTEAETRDRAETEERKTCAQCGENLGSDHVYCPNCGEKASRRVFCDCGDELRSDWGFCPGCGRRTPAADVLDQT, encoded by the coding sequence ATGAGTAAGATAACGTTCCGTGCTGACGACGACCTCATCGACCAACTCGAGGCATTCGACGCCTCGAAGAGCGAGGTCATGCGCGAAGCACTCCGGGAGTATCTCGGAGACGCGTCACCGTCAGCGTCGGAACCACCGTCGGCGGCGTCGGAGTCCGTGACCGACGCCGAGACGATCGACGAGCTCATCGAAGACCGCGTCGACAGTATCATCGCCGACCGGCTGCAAACGCGACAACCGCGCTCGCAACCGCAGGATGTCAACGTAAACATCTCGTTAGACGGCGTAAGCGCGGGGGCAGCGAGCGCCGAAACCGAGCAACAGCGCGCCGGCAGCCGAGGGGAAAGCACCGAGAGCGGACGGTCCCACGACGAAAGTCAAACGTCTGATACGAGCGGGCGTAAGACAGAAGCGGAAACACGGGACAGAGCCGAGACGGAAGAACGTAAGACGTGTGCGCAATGTGGTGAAAACTTGGGTTCTGACCACGTTTACTGCCCGAACTGCGGTGAGAAAGCGTCCCGCCGGGTGTTCTGTGACTGCGGCGACGAACTCCGGTCGGACTGGGGATTCTGCCCGGGTTGTGGGAGACGAACGCCTGCGGCGGATGTCCTCGACCAGACCTAA
- a CDS encoding ribbon-helix-helix domain-containing protein, whose translation MERVTLRIPKQQIEEVEQMVETGEYPNRSEAIRSAVREMLAEEGSEQASEKKRSWAKV comes from the coding sequence ATGGAGCGTGTGACACTACGGATTCCGAAGCAGCAGATTGAAGAGGTCGAACAAATGGTCGAGACGGGCGAGTACCCCAATCGGAGCGAAGCGATTCGCTCGGCGGTTCGGGAGATGCTCGCCGAAGAAGGCTCCGAACAGGCCTCCGAAAAGAAGCGGTCCTGGGCCAAGGTGTAA
- the ftsZ gene encoding cell division protein FtsZ encodes MQDIVNEALERDEQEKKKMSDEDVDGFGDPRIVIVGCGGAGNNTVNRLYNIGVEGADTVAINTDKQHLKMIEADTKILVGKSLTNGLGAGGDPSMGERATEMAQGTIKEVLGDADLVFVTAGMGGGTGTGAAPVVSKIAKEQGAIVVGMVSTPFNVERARTVKAEEGLEKLRNEADSIIVLDNNRLLDYVPNLPIGKAFSVMDQIIAETVKGISETITQPSLINLDYADMTSIMNQGGVAVMLVGETQDKNKTEEVVKDAMNHPLLDVDYRGASGGLVHITGGPDLTLKEAEGIAQNITERLEADANVIWGARIQEEYKGKVRVMAIMTGVQSAQVLGPTTQKQANKSREAIQEVGDDTSFDASDNVESFDSPAPNSGSQNSGGRTTGYSETDGGQDQREKNNGLDVIRTNK; translated from the coding sequence ATGCAGGATATCGTCAACGAGGCCCTCGAACGCGACGAGCAAGAAAAGAAGAAGATGTCCGACGAGGACGTCGACGGGTTCGGAGACCCGCGCATCGTCATCGTCGGCTGTGGTGGCGCCGGCAACAACACGGTCAACCGCCTGTACAACATCGGCGTCGAGGGCGCTGACACCGTGGCCATCAACACGGACAAACAGCACCTCAAGATGATCGAAGCCGACACGAAGATTCTGGTCGGCAAGTCCCTCACCAACGGCCTCGGGGCCGGCGGTGACCCATCGATGGGCGAGCGCGCCACGGAGATGGCACAGGGCACTATCAAGGAAGTGCTGGGCGACGCTGACCTCGTGTTCGTCACCGCCGGCATGGGTGGCGGCACGGGGACTGGCGCGGCCCCGGTCGTCTCGAAGATTGCCAAGGAACAGGGCGCAATCGTCGTCGGCATGGTGTCGACGCCGTTCAACGTCGAGCGAGCGCGGACGGTCAAGGCCGAGGAAGGCCTGGAGAAGCTCCGCAACGAGGCGGACTCCATCATCGTGCTGGACAACAACCGCCTGCTCGATTACGTCCCGAACCTGCCAATCGGCAAGGCGTTCTCCGTGATGGACCAGATCATCGCCGAGACCGTCAAGGGCATCTCCGAGACCATCACCCAGCCGAGCCTCATCAACCTCGACTACGCCGACATGACATCCATCATGAACCAGGGCGGCGTCGCGGTGATGCTGGTCGGCGAGACCCAGGACAAGAACAAGACCGAGGAGGTCGTCAAGGACGCGATGAACCATCCGCTGCTTGACGTCGACTACCGCGGCGCAAGCGGCGGCCTGGTCCACATCACTGGCGGCCCGGACCTCACGCTGAAGGAGGCCGAGGGCATCGCACAGAACATCACCGAGCGGCTCGAGGCCGACGCCAACGTCATCTGGGGCGCGCGGATTCAGGAAGAGTACAAGGGCAAGGTGCGAGTCATGGCCATCATGACCGGCGTCCAGTCCGCCCAGGTACTCGGCCCGACGACCCAGAAGCAGGCCAACAAGTCCCGCGAAGCAATTCAGGAAGTCGGTGACGACACGTCCTTCGACGCGTCCGACAACGTCGAAAGCTTCGACAGCCCCGCCCCGAACAGCGGGAGTCAGAACAGCGGCGGTCGAACCACCGGCTACAGCGAGACCGACGGCGGGCAGGACCAGCGCGAGAAGAACAACGGACTCGACGTCATCCGGACGAACAAGTAG
- the ncsA gene encoding tRNA 2-thiolation protein NcsA has product MECDKCGENAVLHAAYSGLHLCESHLCRAVTKRVRRRIREDGLVSDDATVEDPETWVIGLSGGKDSVVLTQILHDTFAEDPRIELVALSIHEGIEGYRDASLEACEELTDDLGIEHVTVSYVEEFGVQMDDVVEDDPEGMAACAYCGVFRRDLLSKYADELDADKLLTGHNLDDEAETALMNFLEGDISQIAKHFEASLGPFDSSADAPTEQTREAQDHHIPRAKPLRDIPEKEVALYARFEDLPAHITECPHAEEAYRGEIQELMLGLEENHPGTRHSIMAGYEKLAALAADTYGGENSDTDYGECDNCGAPTARDLCRKCNLLDALEAV; this is encoded by the coding sequence ATGGAGTGCGACAAATGCGGCGAGAACGCGGTGTTACATGCGGCCTATTCCGGGCTTCACCTCTGTGAGTCTCATCTCTGCCGAGCGGTCACAAAACGGGTCCGCCGTCGCATCCGCGAGGACGGGCTCGTGTCCGACGACGCCACAGTCGAAGACCCCGAGACATGGGTAATTGGCCTTTCGGGCGGCAAAGACAGCGTCGTTCTCACGCAGATTCTGCACGACACGTTCGCCGAGGACCCCCGCATCGAACTGGTCGCCCTTTCTATTCACGAGGGCATCGAGGGATACCGCGACGCGAGTTTGGAGGCCTGCGAGGAACTGACCGACGACCTCGGCATCGAACACGTCACCGTCTCCTACGTCGAGGAGTTCGGCGTCCAGATGGACGACGTCGTCGAGGACGACCCCGAGGGGATGGCCGCCTGCGCCTACTGTGGTGTGTTCCGCCGTGACCTCCTCTCGAAGTACGCGGACGAACTCGACGCGGACAAACTGCTGACCGGCCACAACCTCGACGACGAGGCCGAGACGGCACTGATGAACTTCCTCGAAGGCGATATCTCACAGATCGCCAAGCATTTCGAAGCGTCGCTGGGACCGTTCGACTCGTCCGCCGACGCACCGACGGAGCAGACGCGTGAGGCGCAAGACCACCACATCCCACGGGCCAAGCCGCTCCGTGACATCCCGGAGAAGGAAGTCGCGCTGTACGCCCGGTTCGAAGATCTCCCGGCGCACATCACCGAATGTCCCCACGCCGAGGAGGCTTACCGCGGCGAGATACAGGAGCTCATGCTTGGCCTCGAAGAGAACCACCCCGGAACCCGCCACTCGATTATGGCCGGCTACGAAAAACTCGCCGCGTTAGCCGCCGACACCTACGGCGGCGAGAACAGCGACACCGACTACGGCGAGTGCGACAACTGCGGCGCACCGACGGCGCGGGACCTCTGCCGGAAGTGCAATCTGCTGGACGCGCTGGAAGCGGTCTGA
- a CDS encoding alpha/beta hydrolase — protein MQIRVYDEGATQDCLLVLGWGNRCRHQNVQWLVDQLAAAYRVHAVELPTHITDYRREWVGPVQEYTADLGRFDLLGHSAGGLTAAHIDADGIGNRVYLSPWWDTDLPAPRSVLDAVASLPITKPFIPIDTLDADAIGDLATAQQLAEAPSSVSPAFLRTVFRAQRSLPPARDAAAAFCSLTDTVVDPRAVGERLPADRIRLYDGGHELFSSSGREDTVEMVLDALQHGPDTL, from the coding sequence ATGCAGATTCGCGTGTACGACGAGGGGGCTACCCAGGACTGCCTGCTCGTCCTCGGCTGGGGGAACCGCTGCCGACACCAGAACGTCCAGTGGCTCGTCGACCAGCTTGCGGCGGCATACCGCGTCCACGCCGTCGAACTACCGACACATATCACCGACTACCGGCGGGAGTGGGTCGGTCCGGTTCAGGAGTACACCGCCGACCTCGGCAGGTTCGACCTGCTGGGCCACAGCGCGGGCGGGCTGACAGCGGCCCACATCGACGCCGATGGCATCGGCAATCGGGTGTACCTGAGCCCATGGTGGGACACCGACCTGCCGGCTCCGCGGTCGGTACTCGACGCTGTCGCGTCCCTGCCGATCACGAAACCGTTCATCCCTATCGATACCTTGGACGCCGATGCTATCGGCGACCTGGCGACGGCCCAGCAACTCGCGGAGGCTCCGTCGTCGGTTTCGCCCGCCTTCCTTCGGACGGTGTTTCGTGCCCAGCGGTCCCTGCCGCCGGCCCGGGACGCCGCCGCGGCGTTTTGCTCGCTCACGGACACAGTCGTCGACCCGCGTGCCGTCGGCGAGCGCCTGCCGGCCGACCGCATCCGGCTGTACGACGGCGGCCACGAACTGTTCTCGTCGAGCGGCCGCGAGGACACCGTCGAGATGGTCCTCGACGCGTTACAGCACGGCCCCGACACGCTGTGA
- a CDS encoding DUF2332 domain-containing protein, which translates to MSSLQTQFRDLATWAADSSPLYAHLCREAAEDSDILDIAATVPESRQAPHLLLAAVQYLLDRHPNHRLAEYYPSITQTAHDPDDGCFPAFREFCLDRADDIRPLLRTRRTQTNAVRRSAVLYPAIARVARAADGPLALVELGPSAGLNLLFDRYRYDYDGRVVGNSDSPVTIGSSVRRGDPPLPETPPAIRSRVGLDRNPLDVTDEADRDWLRALVWPEHGARRAVLDGALAVARDDPPELIEGDMLDDLPALLDEIPSDVPVCVVNTLVLYQVPAELSEALTAFLEELMAQRPLHWLTGQRDLSGGESVRLDWRRWTDDGIETTRLVDYEPHGAWLSWRP; encoded by the coding sequence ATGTCATCCCTCCAGACGCAGTTCCGGGATCTGGCGACGTGGGCCGCGGACTCCTCCCCGCTGTACGCCCATCTCTGCCGCGAGGCGGCTGAAGACAGCGATATCCTCGACATCGCAGCGACCGTTCCCGAAAGTCGCCAGGCCCCGCATCTCCTGCTGGCTGCGGTGCAGTACCTGCTCGACCGGCATCCCAACCACCGGCTGGCCGAGTACTACCCGAGCATTACCCAGACGGCACACGACCCCGATGACGGGTGCTTCCCAGCGTTCCGCGAGTTCTGTCTCGACCGTGCCGACGATATCCGACCGCTCCTGCGGACCCGGCGCACGCAGACGAACGCAGTGCGGCGTAGCGCGGTCCTCTATCCGGCTATTGCACGGGTGGCCCGCGCCGCTGACGGGCCGCTTGCGCTGGTGGAGCTCGGGCCAAGCGCCGGCCTGAACCTGCTGTTTGACCGCTACCGCTACGATTACGACGGTCGTGTGGTCGGCAACAGCGACTCGCCGGTCACCATCGGGAGCAGCGTCCGACGTGGCGACCCGCCGCTTCCGGAAACGCCGCCCGCTATCCGCTCCCGGGTCGGTCTCGACCGCAATCCGCTCGACGTGACCGACGAGGCCGACAGGGACTGGCTCCGCGCGCTCGTCTGGCCCGAACACGGGGCGCGGCGCGCCGTTTTAGACGGTGCGCTGGCCGTTGCGCGGGACGACCCGCCCGAGCTTATCGAGGGCGATATGCTCGATGACCTGCCGGCGCTGCTCGACGAGATTCCGTCCGACGTCCCGGTCTGTGTCGTCAACACGCTCGTGCTGTATCAGGTCCCGGCGGAACTGAGCGAGGCGCTGACGGCGTTTCTCGAAGAGTTGATGGCCCAGCGCCCGCTGCACTGGCTCACCGGTCAGCGGGACCTGTCGGGCGGCGAGTCGGTGAGGCTGGACTGGAGGCGCTGGACTGATGACGGCATCGAAACGACACGTCTCGTCGACTACGAGCCACACGGGGCGTGGCTATCGTGGCGGCCCTGA
- a CDS encoding phytoene desaturase family protein, with product MGTESADVAVIGGGVAGMSTAARLQADGYSTVVLEQHHSVGGCAGYYERAGFRFDVGATTLVDFVTGGVGGQLLSTVGFESPPMERQDAYDVWLPDRTVTLYRDQTDWDAERRTKLGDDKRHLAFYDFIDDLSARLWRLTRTDVKMPIRSVGDLVRNARAVGLRDLPLARYLRWTMADAMRAHGVYDDRPLRAVVSMLVEDTVHATLDDAPLLNAVLGMTIRRTGLGRATGGMYGFWESFVDQYTDIGGRVETGRTVTAVTGSNSGFRVDSAAGPVHADQVVSTVPVPVTRSLAPTVVGDRLDDYCSMLQAHEGSALVLFLGVPAAEVDSRERTHHQILQAYDEPLGNGNNMFVSVSAPGDDVSAPAGHRAVMLSTHCAVEPWQGLDEAAYGEQKAAAREQLLAGGRTVYPDLGTDPVVSEVATPVTYEQFTKRPRGAVGGYKQTRANANQGAVPQNIGIEGFYLAGDTTWPGLGTVACVKGSKIAADHVRR from the coding sequence ATGGGAACTGAATCCGCGGACGTGGCCGTCATCGGAGGCGGTGTCGCCGGTATGAGCACGGCCGCACGATTGCAGGCAGACGGCTACTCGACGGTCGTTCTCGAACAGCACCACAGCGTCGGTGGTTGTGCGGGCTACTACGAGCGGGCGGGGTTCCGGTTCGATGTCGGCGCGACGACACTCGTGGATTTCGTCACGGGGGGTGTCGGCGGCCAGCTGTTGTCGACTGTCGGCTTCGAATCCCCACCAATGGAGAGACAGGACGCCTACGACGTCTGGCTGCCGGACCGGACAGTGACGCTGTACCGCGACCAGACTGACTGGGACGCCGAGCGGCGTACGAAACTCGGCGACGACAAGCGACATCTCGCGTTCTACGACTTCATCGACGACCTCTCGGCGCGGCTCTGGCGGCTCACCAGAACAGACGTCAAGATGCCGATACGGAGCGTCGGCGATCTCGTTCGGAACGCCCGCGCGGTCGGCCTTCGGGACCTGCCGCTGGCCAGATATCTCCGCTGGACGATGGCCGACGCGATGCGCGCCCACGGCGTGTACGACGACCGACCGCTCCGAGCAGTCGTCTCGATGCTCGTCGAGGATACGGTCCATGCCACGCTCGACGACGCGCCGCTGTTAAACGCCGTCCTTGGAATGACGATCCGTCGGACAGGGCTGGGCCGGGCGACCGGCGGGATGTACGGCTTCTGGGAGTCCTTCGTCGACCAGTACACGGACATCGGCGGGCGAGTCGAGACCGGTCGAACCGTGACTGCGGTGACCGGCTCCAACAGCGGCTTTCGCGTGGACTCGGCGGCTGGTCCGGTCCACGCAGACCAGGTCGTCAGCACTGTCCCAGTTCCCGTTACCAGAAGCCTCGCACCGACGGTCGTCGGCGACAGACTCGACGACTACTGTTCGATGCTGCAAGCCCACGAGGGGAGCGCACTCGTGCTGTTTCTCGGTGTCCCGGCAGCCGAGGTCGACAGCCGCGAGCGGACGCACCACCAAATTCTGCAGGCCTACGACGAGCCGCTGGGCAACGGGAACAACATGTTCGTCTCCGTCTCCGCGCCGGGTGACGACGTGAGCGCACCGGCAGGGCACCGGGCAGTCATGCTATCCACCCACTGTGCAGTCGAGCCGTGGCAAGGCCTTGACGAGGCGGCCTACGGGGAACAGAAGGCGGCCGCTCGCGAGCAACTGTTGGCGGGCGGCCGGACCGTCTATCCCGACCTCGGGACCGACCCGGTCGTCTCCGAGGTGGCGACGCCGGTCACCTACGAGCAGTTCACGAAGCGACCCCGCGGGGCTGTCGGCGGGTACAAGCAGACGCGGGCAAACGCGAACCAGGGGGCTGTGCCACAGAACATCGGTATCGAGGGGTTCTACCTCGCGGGCGACACCACCTGGCCGGGGCTTGGCACCGTCGCCTGCGTCAAAGGGAGCAAAATCGCGGCCGATCACGTTCGTCGGTGA